In the Leptospira sp. WS4.C2 genome, one interval contains:
- a CDS encoding AsmA family protein, with amino-acid sequence MKKIGYGIGAVIASILLIVIIALVFAGSLITPSFLVKQIESAINVRAHVESVNINLVNVLSGIEIEGIVLAPRDEVANKGTPLDERKSKPKGLIQLGKADVKISFLALLTKTLKVNKIVLKQPEISLTMNEDGGNNLTALFKTPKIVDGEKNPALSAEAIAEKKKEAEEDAREKASAPPSGPFSIKDIPIAIRMGLVGIQEGNIQVNMRKTGQQILIQKLDLELKDIDIDGSDLESHNSIDVNFDADVTIIGKNKKEAAKFLLETDGKVVPFVVKTGLVNPKVIYEVTMKEDSFVSGFAAFDAIAGELPVMNQAGLKLDKLKEKAELKKDVSFKVEYSNGKVTFLDEPTFPTKNYDLQITKGSYIVTTTNYHEMKMGMLYDEDESKKSLASVDEKIKQATKGQGDTKALRNKIVGNLVKDERLFIPFRTYGDIRNPNVELGVGLGTISDLIGGAVKEVIKGKAGDALKKIPGAGDALKGLGF; translated from the coding sequence ATGAAAAAAATAGGATATGGAATAGGTGCGGTAATCGCAAGCATTCTTCTCATCGTAATCATTGCATTAGTTTTTGCTGGGAGTCTCATCACTCCCAGTTTTCTTGTTAAACAAATCGAATCCGCAATCAATGTGCGAGCCCATGTAGAATCAGTCAATATCAACCTAGTGAATGTCCTTTCGGGAATTGAGATCGAAGGTATTGTCCTTGCTCCGAGGGATGAAGTGGCAAACAAAGGTACACCTCTTGACGAAAGAAAATCAAAACCAAAAGGTCTCATCCAACTAGGAAAAGCCGATGTAAAAATTTCTTTTTTAGCCCTGCTTACCAAAACCTTAAAGGTAAATAAAATAGTTTTAAAACAACCAGAAATTTCTCTTACAATGAATGAAGACGGAGGAAACAATCTTACCGCTCTTTTTAAAACACCAAAGATTGTAGATGGTGAAAAAAATCCTGCCCTTTCTGCGGAAGCAATTGCTGAAAAGAAAAAAGAAGCAGAAGAAGATGCCAGAGAAAAAGCAAGTGCCCCACCCTCGGGTCCATTTTCGATCAAAGACATTCCTATTGCCATAAGGATGGGCCTTGTAGGAATTCAAGAGGGAAATATCCAAGTCAATATGCGTAAAACCGGACAACAAATCTTAATCCAAAAATTAGATTTAGAATTAAAGGATATTGATATTGATGGAAGTGATTTGGAGTCGCATAACAGTATTGATGTGAATTTTGACGCAGATGTAACGATTATTGGCAAAAACAAAAAAGAAGCTGCTAAGTTTTTATTAGAAACCGATGGCAAAGTAGTACCCTTTGTTGTGAAAACGGGCCTTGTCAATCCGAAAGTCATTTATGAAGTTACCATGAAAGAAGATTCCTTTGTTTCTGGATTTGCCGCTTTTGATGCCATCGCAGGAGAACTTCCTGTAATGAACCAAGCCGGACTCAAACTGGATAAACTAAAGGAAAAAGCGGAACTTAAAAAAGATGTTTCCTTTAAGGTAGAGTATAGCAACGGTAAGGTTACCTTCCTAGATGAACCGACCTTTCCCACAAAAAATTATGACTTACAAATCACAAAAGGATCTTATATCGTCACAACCACAAACTACCATGAAATGAAAATGGGAATGTTGTATGATGAAGACGAATCAAAAAAGTCTCTAGCTTCTGTGGATGAAAAAATCAAACAAGCCACAAAAGGACAAGGGGATACAAAAGCCCTTCGTAATAAAATTGTGGGAAATCTTGTTAAAGACGAAAGGCTTTTCATTCCATTCCGCACTTACGGAGACATTCGTAATCCTAATGTAGAACTGGGAGTGGGCCTTGGAACAATTTCTGACCTGATTGGCGGAGCTGTAAAGGAAGTGATCAAAGGCAAGGCCGGGGATGCTTTGAAAAAGATTCCGGGTGCTGGAGACGCACTGAAAGGTCTTGGTTTCTAA
- the typA gene encoding translational GTPase TypA, whose amino-acid sequence MEIRNIAIIAHVDHGKTTLTDCILRHTGAVTAKEDRERIMDSNALEQEKGITILAKNTSVKYKGTRINIVDTPGHADFGGEVERVLSMTDCTLLLVDAFDGPMPQTRFVLGKSLQLGHKPIVVVNKVDREGARPGFSVDKVFDLFSDLGATEEQLDFPIIYASAKQGWAVNHLSEVPGANIEPLLDKVLEHVPPVRRDSHKELQFQVTALDYNEYVGRIAIGKIYQGTMKKGADVTLAKTNGTTANYKITKLYGYEGLTRYEMDDAESGDIVAMAGIPDVFIGDTVCDFGNPLPLPAIQVEEPTVSMFFMVNNSPFAGKEGKYVTTRNLRERLDRELETNVALRLEETEDKDRFKILGRGELHLSILIENMRREGYELQVSRPEVIIKYNEAGEKIEPYETLVMDLPDQFSGACIQELNRRKGELQGMDAHTSGITRVEYIIPTRGLIGFRGHFISETRGEGVMSSRFLKFDKYKGEIPGRKNGALISMDSGDSTAYALWKVQERGDLFIEPQVAVYPGMILGMNSRDTDLEVNPVREKKLTNVRASGSDEAIRLIPPRKLTLEQSIEFLDDDELLEVTPQSLRLRKKVLDASMRKRSGGGR is encoded by the coding sequence ATGGAAATTCGCAACATCGCCATCATCGCACACGTCGACCACGGTAAGACGACACTCACAGATTGTATCCTTCGCCATACGGGCGCCGTAACCGCGAAAGAAGACCGAGAGAGAATCATGGACTCCAATGCATTGGAGCAAGAAAAAGGGATTACGATCCTTGCCAAGAACACTTCGGTAAAGTATAAAGGAACACGCATTAATATCGTAGATACTCCAGGTCACGCTGACTTCGGAGGAGAAGTGGAACGAGTTTTGTCCATGACAGACTGCACACTTTTACTTGTGGACGCTTTTGACGGGCCCATGCCACAAACACGGTTTGTACTCGGTAAGTCACTCCAACTAGGCCACAAACCGATTGTAGTGGTGAATAAAGTGGATAGAGAAGGGGCAAGGCCAGGTTTCTCGGTGGATAAGGTATTTGACCTATTCAGTGATCTTGGCGCCACAGAAGAACAGTTAGACTTCCCTATCATCTACGCTTCTGCAAAACAAGGTTGGGCCGTAAACCATCTATCTGAAGTTCCCGGTGCTAACATTGAACCACTCCTTGATAAAGTTTTAGAACATGTTCCCCCAGTCAGAAGAGACAGCCACAAAGAACTTCAATTCCAAGTGACTGCTCTGGATTATAATGAATATGTAGGTCGTATTGCCATTGGTAAAATCTACCAAGGTACTATGAAAAAGGGTGCGGATGTCACTCTTGCTAAAACCAACGGAACCACTGCTAATTATAAAATCACAAAACTTTACGGATACGAAGGACTCACTCGTTACGAAATGGATGATGCTGAATCTGGAGATATCGTGGCAATGGCAGGAATTCCGGATGTATTTATCGGGGATACTGTTTGTGATTTTGGAAATCCACTTCCACTCCCAGCCATCCAAGTAGAAGAACCAACTGTGTCCATGTTCTTTATGGTAAACAACTCTCCGTTTGCTGGTAAAGAGGGAAAGTATGTAACAACACGTAACTTACGTGAACGTCTGGACCGAGAGTTAGAAACCAACGTAGCACTCCGTTTGGAAGAAACAGAAGATAAAGATCGTTTTAAAATTTTGGGACGTGGGGAACTCCACTTATCCATCCTCATTGAGAACATGCGAAGAGAAGGGTACGAACTCCAAGTATCTCGTCCCGAAGTCATCATCAAATACAATGAAGCTGGGGAAAAGATTGAACCATACGAAACTCTCGTGATGGATTTACCTGACCAATTCTCTGGTGCTTGTATCCAAGAACTTAACCGTCGTAAGGGGGAGTTACAAGGAATGGATGCTCATACTTCCGGAATCACTCGAGTGGAATACATCATTCCCACTCGTGGGCTCATCGGATTTAGAGGACACTTCATTTCGGAAACACGAGGGGAAGGGGTTATGTCTAGCCGTTTCCTAAAGTTTGATAAATACAAAGGCGAAATTCCTGGTCGTAAAAACGGAGCTCTTATTTCTATGGACTCTGGAGATTCGACTGCTTATGCTCTTTGGAAAGTGCAAGAGCGTGGGGATCTTTTCATTGAACCACAAGTGGCAGTTTATCCTGGAATGATCCTCGGAATGAATAGCCGTGACACTGACTTAGAAGTAAACCCAGTGCGTGAAAAGAAATTAACCAACGTTCGTGCATCAGGTTCTGATGAAGCGATCCGCCTCATTCCCCCAAGGAAACTAACTTTGGAACAATCTATTGAATTTTTAGATGATGATGAACTTTTGGAAGTCACTCCCCAAAGTTTGCGTCTTCGTAAAAAAGTTTTGGATGCAAGTATGAGAAAGAGATCTGGCGGTGGTCGTTAG
- the rplU gene encoding 50S ribosomal protein L21, giving the protein MFAIIELGAKQFKVSPDQVFVAEKTGNSVGSTVETKVLLLSDNNKVNIGSPALSGAKVTLKVLEDCKGEKIHGFKYKKRKNYKRSWGHRQQLQKLQVVSING; this is encoded by the coding sequence ATGTTCGCCATCATTGAACTTGGAGCCAAACAATTTAAAGTGTCTCCTGACCAGGTATTCGTCGCAGAAAAAACAGGAAACTCGGTCGGAAGTACAGTAGAAACAAAAGTCCTACTCCTTTCCGATAACAATAAAGTAAACATTGGATCGCCAGCGCTTTCCGGTGCCAAAGTAACTTTAAAGGTATTAGAAGACTGTAAGGGTGAAAAAATCCACGGCTTTAAATACAAAAAAAGAAAGAACTACAAAAGATCTTGGGGTCATAGACAACAACTCCAAAAACTCCAAGTAGTATCAATCAACGGATAA
- a CDS encoding ribosomal-processing cysteine protease Prp, producing the protein MIYSKIFKNLGGKIAGIQLEGHSPKNLGSKGENLLCAGVSTLVQSAHSYLASQNSLESETKRDGYLEFLVKFDQRDGYQSLLSMVEFGLKSLSSTHSEAISIQDEIIKG; encoded by the coding sequence TTGATTTATAGTAAGATTTTTAAAAATTTAGGAGGGAAAATTGCAGGAATCCAACTGGAAGGACATTCTCCCAAGAACTTAGGTTCAAAAGGCGAAAACCTTTTGTGTGCTGGAGTCTCCACTCTTGTTCAGAGTGCACACTCGTATTTGGCATCACAAAACAGTTTGGAATCGGAAACAAAACGAGACGGGTATTTAGAATTTTTAGTAAAATTTGACCAAAGGGATGGCTACCAAAGCCTACTTTCTATGGTGGAGTTTGGACTAAAAAGTTTATCATCCACTCATTCCGAAGCGATTTCCATCCAAGACGAAATAATAAAGGGGTAA
- the rpmA gene encoding 50S ribosomal protein L27 yields the protein MATKKGGGSTKNGRDSVSKRLGVKVYGGQLATAGNIIVRQRGTEYKPGKNVGMGRDHTLFALIDGVVTFEHVTRERQQISVYPKV from the coding sequence ATGGCTACAAAGAAAGGTGGGGGATCCACAAAGAACGGTCGTGATTCGGTATCGAAAAGACTTGGTGTAAAAGTTTACGGTGGACAACTTGCTACTGCTGGTAACATCATCGTTCGCCAAAGAGGAACTGAATACAAACCCGGAAAAAACGTAGGAATGGGTCGTGACCATACCCTATTTGCACTGATTGACGGTGTTGTTACTTTCGAACATGTAACGAGAGAAAGACAACAAATCTCCGTTTACCCGAAAGTATAA
- the obgE gene encoding GTPase ObgE — translation MSGFIDEVPIRIRAGHGGAGSVHFHKEKFVEFGGPDGGDGGKGGDVIFLAEGRMMTLENYLPDRLYAASDGEPGLGQNRHGKNGEDLILKVPVGTQILDSVTMELLYDFNFDGESFTIATGGRGGKGNTFFKTSIQQAPRYSQPGEEGGELSLLLELKLLADIGIVGLPNAGKSTLLAKITHAHPKIAGYAFTTLSPNLGVVHRHEDLFRYTVADIPGIIEGASRGVGLGISFLKHIERVQGILFLFDGGNLQLEEELEMLRSELGNYNDSLLNKKFLIVINKMDIWDNDPEFTAEIQKNYSHLGEIICISADKDSNLDYLLERIDKVFFPEKTKLVYENT, via the coding sequence ATGAGCGGATTTATCGACGAAGTACCCATTCGAATTCGAGCCGGACACGGAGGGGCAGGTTCTGTCCACTTCCATAAAGAGAAGTTTGTCGAATTTGGTGGCCCTGACGGGGGTGATGGTGGAAAAGGGGGCGATGTCATTTTCCTTGCTGAAGGCAGGATGATGACTTTGGAAAATTACCTACCCGACCGTTTGTATGCAGCGAGTGACGGCGAACCTGGCCTTGGACAAAACAGACATGGAAAAAACGGAGAAGACTTAATCCTCAAAGTTCCCGTAGGAACCCAAATCCTTGATTCGGTGACCATGGAACTCCTCTATGATTTCAATTTTGATGGAGAAAGTTTTACCATTGCCACAGGAGGGCGCGGTGGAAAAGGAAATACTTTTTTTAAAACCTCCATCCAACAAGCCCCACGTTACAGCCAACCCGGAGAGGAAGGCGGCGAACTTTCATTATTGTTAGAGTTGAAACTCCTCGCAGACATTGGCATTGTCGGACTTCCTAACGCTGGCAAGTCGACCTTACTTGCAAAAATCACTCATGCCCATCCTAAAATTGCTGGTTATGCCTTTACTACCCTCTCCCCTAACTTAGGTGTGGTGCACAGACATGAAGATTTATTTCGTTATACAGTAGCAGATATTCCTGGAATCATTGAAGGGGCTTCTCGCGGTGTGGGCCTTGGGATTAGTTTTCTCAAACACATTGAACGCGTCCAAGGGATTCTTTTTTTATTCGATGGTGGAAATTTACAACTCGAAGAAGAATTGGAAATGTTACGAAGTGAACTTGGAAATTATAATGATTCTCTTTTGAATAAAAAATTTCTCATTGTCATCAACAAAATGGATATCTGGGATAATGACCCCGAGTTCACGGCAGAGATTCAAAAGAACTATTCTCATCTAGGTGAGATCATTTGTATTTCAGCAGACAAAGATTCAAACCTGGATTATTTACTCGAGCGGATTGATAAAGTATTCTTCCCTGAAAAAACTAAGTTAGTTTATGAAAACACGTAA
- the proB gene encoding glutamate 5-kinase has translation MKTRKEFLNSIQKAKLIVIKIGSARVSGEESKINDFLYDLVGDIRSLRDQGKEVILVSSGAIAQGKKLLGDKNGIIPNGKTTLAEKQAFAAMGQNKLLNLYESFFSRVNIPMAQILFGRKDLNEEKSFTNLKQTFRQLLDWGILPIVNENDSVSTEEINLGDNDILSAIVASIVGADLLLILTGVDGFLKENFKIDLFTEISKETENLATGPSGPGTGGMFTKINAAKLLLPYGIKTGIVNGEKKHAISHFFEKENIGTLVANESFPHRIPTASEIQTHFFSLPSE, from the coding sequence ATGAAAACACGTAAGGAATTTTTAAACTCCATCCAAAAAGCAAAACTCATTGTCATCAAAATTGGAAGTGCTCGTGTTTCGGGCGAAGAATCCAAGATTAATGACTTTTTATATGATCTTGTTGGTGACATTCGAAGTTTACGTGACCAAGGAAAAGAAGTGATTCTTGTTTCTTCTGGTGCCATAGCCCAAGGGAAAAAATTATTGGGTGATAAAAATGGAATTATTCCAAACGGGAAAACCACACTCGCCGAGAAACAAGCATTTGCTGCTATGGGACAAAACAAACTACTCAATCTGTATGAAAGTTTTTTTAGTCGTGTCAATATCCCGATGGCACAAATTCTTTTCGGAAGAAAAGACTTAAACGAAGAAAAAAGTTTTACCAACCTCAAACAAACCTTTCGCCAACTTTTAGATTGGGGAATCCTGCCTATTGTCAATGAAAATGATTCTGTTTCCACAGAAGAAATCAATTTAGGGGATAATGACATTCTTTCTGCAATTGTGGCCTCCATTGTCGGGGCTGATCTTCTCCTCATCCTCACAGGAGTAGATGGTTTTTTAAAAGAAAATTTCAAAATCGATTTATTTACCGAAATTAGTAAGGAAACGGAAAACCTAGCCACTGGTCCTTCCGGCCCTGGAACTGGTGGTATGTTTACAAAAATCAATGCCGCTAAACTTTTGTTACCTTATGGAATCAAAACAGGGATTGTAAATGGAGAAAAAAAACATGCTATCTCGCATTTTTTTGAAAAGGAAAATATTGGGACTTTAGTGGCCAATGAATCGTTTCCTCATAGAATTCCAACCGCATCGGAAATCCAAACGCATTTCTTTTCTTTACCCTCGGAGTGA
- a CDS encoding glutamate-5-semialdehyde dehydrogenase gives MADELTTYAKELATKAKLASRALKGLTTLQKNAVLLRVEELLLTNEAAIIEKNQLDMKNGKEKGLSSAMMDRLLLDSKRIKGMAKSIEEIRNLPDPVGEVVRGTILPNGLELLTKRVPIGVVMTIFESRPNVIIDIASLSFKSGNSCILRGGSEAFHSNLILSSLFHQAIEESKIPGVTKDVVTFVENTERAVMVPFFQLEDLIDVIVPRGGEALIRFVSDNSKIPVIKHDKGVTNLYLSNHANPEIVFPILLNSKVQRPGVCNALENLFIHKDYPNLAGLLSKLESSGIQILGETSIQKLLTTAKPASEDDFYTEFLDTRLSVRIVDSVTEAMENIRKYSSGHTECILSEDVSEIRKFQQELDSAAIFVNCSTRFHDGGEYGLGAEVGISTGKLHVRGPMGLIHLTTTTTYVTGGGQIRG, from the coding sequence ATGGCAGATGAATTGACAACCTACGCAAAGGAATTAGCCACCAAAGCTAAGTTAGCAAGTAGAGCATTGAAAGGACTCACCACCCTTCAAAAAAATGCAGTCCTTCTCCGTGTGGAAGAACTCCTTTTAACAAACGAAGCCGCAATCATTGAAAAAAACCAATTGGATATGAAAAACGGAAAAGAGAAAGGACTCTCTTCCGCTATGATGGACCGCCTTCTTTTGGATTCCAAACGAATCAAAGGAATGGCTAAAAGCATCGAAGAGATTCGTAACCTTCCAGATCCAGTCGGCGAAGTGGTTCGAGGCACCATCCTTCCCAATGGACTCGAGCTTCTCACCAAACGTGTACCCATTGGTGTGGTGATGACAATCTTTGAATCAAGGCCCAATGTCATTATTGATATCGCTTCTCTTTCCTTTAAATCAGGCAATTCCTGTATTTTGCGTGGAGGCTCCGAGGCTTTTCATTCGAACTTGATTCTCTCTTCCCTATTCCACCAGGCAATTGAGGAATCAAAAATCCCAGGGGTGACAAAAGATGTAGTCACCTTCGTTGAAAATACAGAACGTGCGGTCATGGTTCCCTTTTTTCAATTGGAGGACCTGATTGATGTGATAGTTCCCCGCGGCGGAGAAGCTCTCATTCGGTTTGTATCTGATAATAGTAAAATTCCTGTCATCAAACATGACAAAGGTGTAACCAATCTCTATCTCTCGAACCATGCCAACCCAGAGATTGTTTTCCCCATTCTTTTGAACTCCAAAGTGCAACGCCCTGGGGTTTGTAATGCTTTAGAAAATTTGTTTATCCATAAAGATTATCCGAATCTTGCAGGATTACTTTCTAAGTTAGAATCTTCTGGAATCCAAATTCTTGGTGAAACTTCAATTCAAAAACTACTCACTACCGCCAAACCAGCCTCAGAAGATGATTTCTATACAGAATTTTTAGATACAAGACTAAGTGTCCGAATTGTGGATTCTGTAACCGAAGCCATGGAAAACATTCGAAAGTATAGTTCTGGTCATACAGAATGTATCTTATCAGAAGATGTTTCAGAAATTCGAAAGTTCCAACAAGAACTGGATAGTGCCGCCATTTTTGTGAATTGTTCCACCAGGTTTCACGATGGTGGTGAGTATGGCCTTGGTGCTGAAGTCGGAATTTCCACAGGAAAACTCCATGTTCGCGGACCCATGGGCCTTATCCACCTAACTACAACGACTACGTATGTAACGGGTGGCGGTCAAATCCGCGGCTAA